A region from the Armatimonadota bacterium genome encodes:
- a CDS encoding leucyl aminopeptidase translates to MEFAVSTEGPESIACDALAVPVHADGRKIVGAAAGVDRALGGLLSGVLQEEQFEARPGRTLVLHTHGRIPAKRVLAVGLGAAERVTLEVIRKAAAAVIRTAAAARAAHVAFPPATAPSAPLEGVAQASVEGALLGAYRFDKYKKEDAGRVERVTLLASDEGQRHHLEEGRRRGALFAEATIFARDLVNEPPNHLPPPRLAEIAADVARQAGLRCAVLDEDAMRAQGMGALLAIGAGSDQPPRLIVLEYAPPRARRAVALVGKGVCYDSGGVNLKRDDLEWMKSDMAGGAAVIATMKALPALRPKVRVLGIVAAVENMPSGRSVKPGDIVRAMNGKTIEINNTDAEGRVILADALSYAAAGDVDEIIDLATLTGSAIVALGYHAAALMSNDDALAARLLQAAEAAGERLWRLPLYEEFLEEMRSPIADLRNSAGRYGGAQKGAIFLREFTGGRPWAHLDIAPTAFLEKEEGTGPYLPKGGTGYGVRTLLTYLSGVA, encoded by the coding sequence ATGGAGTTCGCTGTCTCGACGGAAGGACCGGAGTCCATCGCCTGCGACGCGCTGGCCGTGCCGGTGCACGCCGACGGCCGGAAGATCGTGGGGGCCGCCGCGGGGGTGGACCGGGCGCTGGGAGGACTCCTGTCCGGCGTCCTGCAGGAAGAGCAGTTTGAGGCCCGGCCGGGCCGCACCCTGGTCCTGCACACCCACGGCCGGATCCCGGCGAAGCGCGTCCTCGCCGTCGGCCTCGGCGCCGCCGAGCGCGTCACGCTGGAGGTGATACGCAAGGCGGCCGCGGCCGTGATCCGGACGGCCGCCGCGGCGCGGGCCGCCCACGTGGCGTTTCCCCCCGCCACCGCGCCCTCCGCCCCGCTGGAAGGCGTGGCCCAGGCCAGCGTCGAGGGCGCGCTGCTGGGAGCCTACCGGTTCGACAAATACAAGAAGGAGGACGCCGGCAGAGTGGAGCGGGTGACCCTGCTGGCCTCCGACGAGGGCCAGCGGCACCATCTCGAAGAAGGCCGCCGGCGCGGCGCGCTGTTCGCCGAGGCGACGATCTTTGCCCGGGACCTGGTCAACGAGCCGCCCAACCACCTCCCTCCGCCCCGGCTGGCGGAGATCGCCGCAGACGTCGCCCGACAGGCAGGCCTGAGGTGCGCGGTGCTCGATGAGGACGCGATGCGGGCGCAGGGGATGGGGGCGCTGCTGGCCATCGGCGCCGGGAGCGACCAGCCCCCGCGGCTCATCGTCCTCGAGTACGCGCCGCCACGGGCCCGGCGCGCGGTGGCCCTCGTCGGCAAGGGGGTCTGCTACGACAGCGGGGGGGTCAACCTCAAGCGCGACGACCTGGAGTGGATGAAGAGCGACATGGCCGGCGGCGCGGCGGTCATCGCCACCATGAAGGCGCTGCCGGCGCTGCGCCCGAAGGTCCGGGTTCTGGGCATCGTGGCCGCGGTGGAGAACATGCCCAGCGGGCGCTCCGTGAAACCCGGCGACATCGTGCGGGCGATGAACGGCAAGACGATCGAGATCAACAACACCGACGCGGAGGGACGGGTCATCCTGGCCGATGCCCTGTCGTACGCCGCCGCCGGAGACGTGGACGAGATCATCGACCTGGCCACCCTCACCGGCTCGGCAATCGTGGCGCTGGGCTACCACGCCGCGGCCCTGATGAGCAACGACGACGCCCTGGCCGCGCGGCTGCTCCAGGCCGCCGAGGCGGCCGGAGAGCGGCTGTGGCGGCTGCCGCTGTACGAGGAGTTCCTGGAGGAGATGCGCAGTCCGATCGCCGACCTGCGGAACTCGGCCGGCCGGTACGGCGGCGCGCAGAAGGGGGCCATCTTCCTCCGGGAGTTCACCGGCGGCCGGCCCTGGGCTCACCTCGACATCGCGCCGACGGCGTTCCTCGAGAAGGAGGAAGGCACGGGGCCGTACCTGCCCAAAGGCGGGACGGGCTACGGCGTGCGCACCCTGCTCACCTATCTGTCAGGCGTGGCTTAG
- a CDS encoding methyltransferase domain-containing protein: protein MRIDESWYRRPPEAEAHTAAGGVVVRRAGERLEVLLVREGAEHGYVLPKGHVHPGERLEEAARREIAEEAGVRDLVLLGPLGVRERLDYRKTSWKIAHYFLFAAPDVPGDPQAGGRTGAERAVGLPASAATWAPLDDLPAIFWPEQRQLLTTSREDIRAAFLRYEAQRQFGRQARSYARSVSHAQDRDLELLVRHLALREEDRVLDVATGTGFTARALGRVVRAVIGIDLTLGMLREARRIAPGPRLRWVVGDAGALPFADAVFDVVTVRRAAHHFPDLVGALREMLRVLKPGGRIGIVDQVPPEGPGGELMERLERLRDPSHVKALTASRWRRLVGELGVAVRFQTVVERKVTLADWLDLAGADASRRRAVEEALARADPEARRDIGDDGTAPLSFMKRWIVVTGLKG from the coding sequence ATGAGGATCGACGAGTCGTGGTATCGTCGTCCGCCGGAGGCGGAGGCCCACACGGCGGCCGGCGGGGTGGTGGTGCGGCGCGCGGGAGAGCGCCTGGAGGTCCTCCTGGTGCGGGAGGGAGCGGAACACGGCTACGTGCTGCCCAAAGGGCACGTGCATCCGGGCGAGCGACTTGAGGAGGCGGCGCGGCGGGAGATCGCGGAGGAGGCGGGAGTGCGGGATCTGGTGCTGCTCGGTCCCCTCGGCGTGCGGGAACGGTTGGACTACCGGAAGACCTCCTGGAAGATCGCCCACTACTTCCTCTTCGCCGCTCCGGATGTGCCGGGGGATCCTCAGGCCGGAGGGAGGACCGGGGCGGAACGCGCTGTCGGCCTGCCGGCCTCCGCCGCGACGTGGGCGCCCCTCGACGACCTTCCGGCGATCTTCTGGCCCGAACAGCGGCAACTGCTGACGACCTCGCGGGAGGACATCCGGGCCGCCTTCCTGCGGTACGAGGCGCAGCGCCAGTTCGGCCGGCAGGCCCGGTCCTACGCGCGCAGCGTGAGTCACGCCCAGGATCGGGATCTGGAACTGCTCGTGCGCCACCTGGCGCTCCGGGAGGAAGACCGGGTGCTGGACGTGGCCACCGGCACCGGATTCACGGCGCGGGCCCTGGGCCGGGTGGTCCGCGCCGTGATCGGGATCGACCTGACGCTCGGGATGCTCCGGGAGGCGCGGCGGATCGCCCCCGGGCCCCGCCTGCGCTGGGTGGTGGGGGACGCGGGGGCGCTGCCCTTCGCCGATGCCGTCTTCGACGTCGTCACCGTCCGGCGGGCCGCGCATCACTTTCCCGACCTGGTCGGCGCGCTGCGGGAGATGCTCCGCGTGCTGAAGCCGGGTGGACGGATCGGGATCGTGGACCAGGTCCCTCCGGAGGGTCCCGGCGGCGAGCTCATGGAGCGCCTGGAACGGTTACGGGACCCCAGTCATGTGAAGGCGCTGACCGCCTCCCGCTGGCGGCGGCTCGTCGGGGAGCTCGGCGTGGCGGTGAGGTTTCAGACCGTCGTGGAACGGAAGGTGACGCTGGCCGACTGGCTGGATCTGGCCGGTGCGGACGCGTCCCGACGGCGGGCCGTCGAGGAGGCTCTGGCGCGGGCCGACCCGGAAGCGCGCCGGGACATCGGCGACGACGGCACCGCCCCGCTGTCCTTCATGAAGCGGTGGATCGTCGTCACGGGGCTGAAGGGGTGA
- a CDS encoding ornithine cyclodeaminase family protein, whose product MALYLTESDVTRLLRIDDVIAVVEDAFRRQGRGEVVNRPRQRIQTGRSTLHVMAAGLPALGVMGFKAYTSVPGGARFLAYLYSAESGELLAVIEADRLGQMRTGAASAVATKYMARPEAGTVGIIGTGWQTRSQVLAVSRVRPVALVKCYSRSPARREAFAAEMIQELGAEVVAEASGREAVEGTEIVITVTNAREPVLLGAWLEPGMHVNAVGSNAASRRELDTEAVGRAAVCAVDDLVQARVECGDLIDAVGAGATTWETVVELGRIVTGEVRGRAAADDITLFESQGVALEDVAAMKLVYDLAREHGAGITIWS is encoded by the coding sequence ATGGCGCTCTACCTGACCGAATCCGATGTAACCCGGCTGCTGCGCATCGACGACGTGATCGCCGTCGTGGAGGACGCCTTCCGCCGACAGGGGCGGGGAGAGGTTGTGAACCGGCCCCGCCAGCGGATCCAGACCGGACGCAGCACCCTGCACGTCATGGCCGCCGGCCTGCCCGCGCTCGGCGTGATGGGGTTCAAGGCGTACACCAGCGTCCCGGGCGGCGCCCGCTTCCTGGCCTACCTCTACAGCGCCGAGAGCGGAGAGCTGCTGGCGGTCATCGAGGCGGATCGGTTGGGACAGATGCGCACCGGAGCGGCCAGCGCCGTGGCCACGAAGTACATGGCCCGCCCCGAGGCCGGCACCGTCGGTATCATCGGCACCGGCTGGCAGACCCGCAGCCAGGTGCTCGCGGTGAGCCGGGTGCGGCCGGTGGCGCTGGTGAAGTGTTACAGTCGGTCCCCGGCGCGGCGCGAGGCCTTCGCCGCGGAGATGATCCAGGAACTGGGGGCGGAGGTCGTGGCCGAAGCGTCGGGCCGCGAGGCGGTCGAAGGGACGGAGATCGTGATCACCGTCACCAATGCCCGCGAGCCCGTCCTCCTCGGCGCTTGGCTGGAGCCGGGGATGCACGTCAACGCCGTGGGGTCGAACGCCGCCTCCCGCCGCGAGCTGGACACGGAGGCAGTGGGGCGGGCCGCGGTGTGTGCGGTCGACGATCTGGTCCAGGCCCGCGTCGAGTGCGGGGATTTGATCGACGCGGTCGGGGCAGGAGCCACGACCTGGGAGACTGTCGTCGAACTGGGCCGGATCGTTACGGGGGAGGTCCGCGGCCGCGCCGCCGCCGACGACATCACCCTGTTCGAATCCCAGGGAGTGGCGCTCGAAGATGTGGCCGCGATGAAGCTGGTCTACGACCTGGCCCGCGAGCACGGGGCCGGCATCACGATCTGGAGTTGA